The DNA sequence GCCTGGTAATTTACTTAATGttaaagaaattatttaatataataaagaaaCATGCAGGGTAAGTAAGAGATATTCTGAGTGTGCAATTTACCATCATCTGATTCAGCATGAATCTGCAACAGAAAAAGTACAACCGAGCAAGCATTAAGAGAGACTATGAAAGAGATTAACAATGACGGATGAGTTCGCTTCTAAATCTATCCCAGATGTACCTGAAACAGGTTTTTATTTTTACCAGCTTCTATAATTAACATAATGGAGTACTTATGCCACCTGAATGGGCTAATATGTCAGATTGTGCACCCTCAAGGGGCAATTACAGATGATTAGTGATGGAGAAATAAAACGGCCTAccacacatacataaacatacacTAACCTCACTGCCACAAACCATCCCTTCTGCACCATCAGCCAAGCAAAGGGACTCCCTGAAAGAGAAACGAGGAGAGAAAGATCCATTTGTTCTATTGTATTTGACATATTATATATTCCTGTTCCCATTTCCAGTGCATTTTACATAAAAACAGAAGATCTGTGTTAGGAAAGTGTGCAAGCTTACCAGCTTGAGGGTTTtcatctcacacacacacacacacacacacacacacacacacacacacacacacgcacgcacgcacgcacgcacgcacgcacgcacacactcaCAAATCCTCTGTGAAAAGGTATCTATTTTTACACGGACTGCTGAGTCCTTGTCAGCATAAACCAACATCAATCATTTACTTCAGCATCTATCGCCCACCACAAACTGAAAATGAGTTCAAGGCAGAATTAAAAGTAGATGTCAAGTTCTGTTCTCTGCTTTTTTATTGATTTGTACATCCGTGCCTATAAGGAAGAATTAGATGAGAGAGGATGTTATTTTAACAGCTAAATTATTATGTTTTGCCTTAAGATTGAGTGACAGCTTCATTGAGATGGCGCCCAGTGCTCAGGCTCCTCTGAGGTTTCATAACTGCTGCATCTGACACAAGACCTTATATCAACTTATCATCTATCACTAAAAACAATAAGGAAAATCCCAGAAATATCTCCTGGGTTTTGGTTGATCTGACAGGATCACCATCCTTTAATTTGACAGCTTATGTAACAGGTTTGTTTCATCATCACTTTGAGTGGCCTTTTGAATGATTAGGTGCTCATGTACTACATATTACACTTCCTGTAAAAAAGTCTGTTACGGTTCAACTTGGACTGCAAAGTTTAACCCTTATATTATGTtccgggtcaatttgacccgttTTGATTTTTAAGCTGTCGGATAAACCAGTTATCCTGTGATCTTATTCTTgaaattttgtgactttttccTCATTTATGGCCGTGAACATGTATGCAAAGTTTGGACATGCTGATATGTTTTGAAGTGtaccaaaaaaaaattgtaacgATTTTGAGGTtcgcgggtcaatttgacccattttttttctccaaagcaactgtatagacctaaattaatatatatatatttttagtgtttCTTGCTATATTGGTGTTTTACTGTCCTGAAATGGGGGTAAAAATGCTTCTCCTCACTCTTTTGAGTTCTGAAAAAGACTGATACTGATGGTAAGTGAGCTATCATTTCTATTGACAATGTATATGAAATACTACTTAAGTTATCTTTTTCTTCCAgacattttgtcactttttctCATTTAGGGCCATGAACATGAATGCAAAGTTTGAATACACTGAtgtgttttgaagtttttttagcacaaaaaatgatttttgttACGATTTTGATGGTCAATTTGACCCATATTTATTTGTTCCAATGCAACTGTATAGacacaaattaaatacatttattgcgTATATGTTGGTGTTTTACTACCCTGGAAAGGGAAAAGTGAGCTTTACTCACTATTTTCAGTAGTGATAAAGACTTTCTCAGacacaaaaaagtaaatgtaaactATCATTTCTATTTTCATTGTATATGAAATACTTTGTAAAGCAGATGAATTCAAACCCACAGAAAACCCAGAGGTGAATACATGTGATGCCAGTTGTgccccacaaaacatgacaccaaAATAAGCACCATTTGTGTAAAATGCAAGAAGTCAGAATGCACATGCTTGATGTGTGCACATCATGTAAACAGTGATTTCTTGAATTTGTACAATGAGCCTTTAAGAACAAaagacagggttcccacaccttagttaacttcaaattcaaggacctttcaaggactttccaggtccaataccctcaaattcaaggactaaatgtggggacacgtTTCAAGTGAGAACAAGGTTACATTCTGTTacgttttaagatacattgttacagttccctttcgagggaactcgtgctgcatcactgcagtgacactttgaggacgcctccaggggtaagtgcatctgaatgtgtatatcaaattcaaccaatggtgaggcttaacgacaaagacagggtgatgcgggatcCAGGAAGTAtgtcgctatctgaaatattgccaaagacggcgttacagggatgcaggaagtatggcaagggagaagCAGCGTCtcagggaacgagacgctgcgtctcccttgccatactccCTTTCGcttttcagggaacaacagttacatacgtaaccagagacgttttcatttgtcaaataCAAAAAAGCCTttttgtatgaatcaacatccgcatacagaagatataagcatttaaagcgaataGTTTAGgatgtgtgcttaaaagtctagaaattttatgatattatcctacactacacacgGAACAAATATCTAAATACACCGTAAAAGATGGGCAGGACCTGGCAATGATCTATTACTTTATACAACACACTTACTGAAGATTCTCTAAAGATGGTTTATGTTGGTTGCCCTGGCTCATAACGCCCTCTTCTGGATGTGCAACTGCAGTGGTTTGGTCTTTTACCAGTGTGTCACCAGCAAGTAAAATAGTCTCTCTTTCCTGTGGGCATTTACATGTTATCAGGCACTTTCCTTTCTAAGCTATGAATCCTTCctaaaaactttacatattGAGCAATTGACCAACTCAAAAACAAGAACTATGATAAGATATTTGTGATATAGCTATATGAAGTTTCAATTAGGATATTATCCCATTAACAAAATGAAATCAACAGAAAGTTTGACAGTTTATTTCTTGTGGTTTTCAATATGACTCAGCTGTATAAATATGATATGAGACACTTACCGGTAGGTTACAGACACTGGTATTTAACACtgttaaacaaaaaagacacaagCACATATGTCACAGTGAGTATCATGTAGGGTACAGTGAACGTTTGCTATTGAGGAGTCTCACCTGAACGACCGGTTGGTTCACGACACTCCACGTACAGTGTGATGAGGAAGGGGTATGCAGACAGTTTTACACCTTCCCTCATGAATCTCAGTTTGGACActtgttcccatttactcttatCTGGATAAGAGAAAACAGTAATGATACTAAAGATTTGTATACTAACACTTATCAGTCTTAGTTTGAATACAGTACTGTACAAAACGCCCAGTCTCTATATTTTTCCATATTTCAGAATAATAGCAAATGCATCAAAACTATGTAATAACACAATTGTGGGAAACTTTTAACAGCACTGAGGAGTTTCCATGTATTATGTACTCATATAAGtttctttttcttcattattttgtctaaatcatcatcacaaaataaaaaatgttttctaaTGAAAGAAATTAAAACGCTGGCAAACtgcatttttgtctacaaacgTAATTTCAAACGTTTCAACACACACCTTCAGatatttaaagatatttaaaggggtcatagggTGAAAATccgactttttccatgtttacgtgctataattgggtccccagtgcttctatcaacctagaaaacgtgaaaaacaccaaccagtaacttagttttggtaagccgtttttgaaagcatgtgaaaaattaggttgttCAGATTTCGTCTGTTTTTTAATGTAGGTAGCAAGGCCACTTACAATAATACagtcccttaatctgcattatccaaccacggcactgccatttagtgcagagagaaagagagagaaatagtTGACAGCAAAATtaagtttcaattacaacaaaccatcatcattgtgatcagtgtttgcatttcatccgctcatttgcattttaaatgacacaccccaaaacggcacacttttgctaaggcctacaaagtggcaattttaccatgctggcccgagaattttcgggtgtttattgtatcacctcccacctttacaaacaaaaactacgataaaacctgttggaaagcatattttgcagcgattttttttgtgtaagcatatcagtgaacatccctgaccactcggtgagtttcacgtctttgtaaacgaaggtttaatgcattttagaaaggattgttctagtgcacctatgcagccattgaaGAGGTTGGGgctgatacaacagaaaccgaaaattctcgggccagcatcatatgtccaaatttcagtcaaaaccgttctatttcatcataaacaatctgaaaacagggctttaagtgtaaaaaaccgaacttgtcctttaaagaaaaaatgcaTAATATAACCCCTTTAAGGTCATtagaaacatttcagtcaagtgtttttaaaattttgaatGGTACTGTACATCTTGTTGATATCAGCTCAAGTTCTGTCAAAatgccaaaaataacaaaattgtaCACTATGTTTAAAGATCTATTCAGAGAAGCATACATGGAAAAATGTTGAAATGCTGGGTAGTGAAGGGGTGAAGCCCATCCAGGTTTGCAAGCACTGCACGCACAGCATCCTGCAAAACAAATTTAGGTGAAATAATGAAAGACTCATTATTTGTGTAGTTTCAATCAAATTTAAACTAATAAACTTGATGCTAAACCTCCAGCTCCTCATTGACTAACTCTTCATCCAGCATGCATTCTTCACAGTTACTGTAAAACACAATGTCCATACTAGACATTTTAACAATTCATCAGAAATGACCATTGTATCATGTCTCAAACCAATTTAAATGATCAAACAAAAGTATTTATCGTCTTACCTGCTCCTCTCGCCTTTTCTTATCCTACATTTGTAGACATGTTGTCCAGCCTGAAAAAATCTGGTCTCAGGTACAGGGTAAGAAAAGGCCTGGATAGACATTCTGTAACTAAGCAATTTAATGAAAAGACACCTTcgtcagaaaaaaatatacaaaaaaagagattatgataataataatgtataagTACCTTAGGATGTTGAGTGAATATCTTTATATTTTATCTACTACGTTTCTACAAATGGTAAATGACCTTATATAACGTTACTTTTATGTATACTAAAGCAgtgtttatgtaaatgtttataacgTGTCAATTTACAATGTAAATTATATGGTAATTACTCATTTACCGTAAAGTATCAAGTATCTGAGCCAACTTAAACGCCGCCGGTGTGTTAATGGTTAAATAAACCCCGACGGGTTGTGAAATCCTGTCAGAGTTCCCGCCTCGGCGTCATCACAACAAactaggcttgttcgacttcatgtatcgccacaagaaccgacacactgatgacgtcaaagtaccgcgagagccaTTCGGAAAATCACACGGAGACGTCTAAATTCGACTCGGCTCTCGCGGTAGTTTTACATCATGCGCTAAACAcagttcttgcggcgccgcatgaagtcgaacaagccttcTGATTGGTCCAATGTCATAGACATGTATGAATAGATGGGTCCCAGTCGACAGCTACGGACACGTTGATGCATTCGCCATTTTGGAACGGTTCACGTCGTCTCTCACAGTAAAATCAGCACAACTTTGCGAAGACTCTGGTTACGACGGCGTCTAACCTGCCGCACATTTTAAAAGAAGAAGACTCTGGTTGTAAAATTGCCGTGGTTTAATGTGATTACCTTTCACTGGTAAAATTTTGTTAGTTTATGTTTTATATGGATTCGCTGAATATTAGAGGTATTAAGCAATGATAACTTTTATATTAGATAATGCCTGTGTGGTGTATATAAGTTAAGCAATTGAAATGTTTGGTTCTATACACCAGCACAACATATTCATAAATAAGTATAAATACAGCTGCACACGCAGTTTAATCTGCTCTCGAGTGTTTACGGACCGTTTCAATATGGCGGAAGACTGTAGCCCATAGAAACAGCCGCTAGGCAGACATCTACGTTTATTTATATCTACGGTTTAGCCATATGCAGAAATACGTTCCGCCCTTGTGCTGTCTCATGATCAAGTCAGGTTAAGTTGTCGGGTAATAAAACCACAACTGTAACAGTCAGATAAGGCTGCAGCAGCAACGTGTTCCAGGTAAAACTCATCAGtctaaattaacatttaaaaaaatctgatctgTGTTGTACGTACATTGGACTTTGATCAAGTTCCCTGGCAACTATTTgtttttaatggttttaaaaaCCTGTTGGGTAAGTTATGCCTGTTTACTGTCCCATTGGAATTTTGTCTGCAAAGTGTGTTTTAATCTATTATTACTACAGTACTGATACATTTGCAATATTGCTATAATTCATCTCTAGGTATCACAGAATTTCATTGTCCAGTTTAAGACCTCACGATGACAGACACTCAGCCATCTGTACTTCTCAACACCGGGACCCGGATGCCTTTGTTGGGACTGGGCACATTTCGTTTGCAAGGGCAAGAGGACACCTACAACGCTTTAGATGCTGCTTTGGCAGCCGGTTACCGTGCTTTTGACACAGCTGCAGTGTACCGTAACGAAACACATGTAGGTCATGCCCTCCGTTGCCTGCTGCCCAAGCACGGCCTATCACGAGAGGATGTTTTCATTACCAGTAAACTAGGTCCTAAAGATCAGGGTTCTAAAGCCAGGGATGGTTGCCTAAGAAGCCTGGAGCACTTGGGACTAGGCTACATTGATCTATTTCTTATTCATTGGCCAGGTACACAGGGGCTGCCAGTGGGGGATGAACATAACCCTGCAAACCGTGCTCAAAGCTGGGCTGTTCTGGAGGAGTTTTACTCAGAAGGAAAATTTCGGGCCATAGGGGTCTCTAATTATACCGTTGAACACATGCAGGAGCTTCTGAGGAACTGTAAAGTTTCTCCAGCTGTTCTTCAGGTGGAGTTTCACCCAAAGTTAGTACAAAATGAGCTTAGAGCTCTGTGTAAAGAAACAGGGGTGTGTTTCCAAGCCTACTCCTCTCTTGGAACAGGGCTTCTTTTGTCAGACCCTGTGGTTCAGGATGTGGCAAAAAGGTGTGGAAGGACACCAGCGCAGGTGTTGCTGAGGTGGGCCGTACAACAGAAGATTCCAGTGCTTCCGAAATCGTGTCAGCCAGAACGTGTGAAGAAGAATGGGTGTCTTTTTGACTTCGAGCTTAGTGAAAAGGACATGGAAAGTCTTTCCGCTCTTGACTGTGGAGTGAAGTTCTGCTGGGATCCAAAACAAGTGTCCTAACAAAAGACAATTATGTGATAACCCTTTAATATACAAGAACCTCCACAATTCTGCATCTATTATTGTTAGTCACTTTACATTAACTACAtgtcatttgtttaaaattaaaagatAACTACAGAGGATATATGTGTTGACACAGGTATTAAGTCATTCTTATCTTATAAACAATTTGTAAGATTACAACAACAACATTAAGATAAAGAAATTGTACATTTACAGACTTAGTAGTGGGGTAAAGGGTAAATCTTCTGTTTACATTTCTTGATGcaccaaaaatgtaaaaagtatttacattataaaaaaacaattgtgcattgcaaaaacaagtttataaagttttgtgttaatttctttttttattaagctATACTGTTACaagataaaaacattaaaatgacaaacaaacataaagaaCATCTGAAATCTGTCAAATCAAGTAATACCAGTGGTGATGGACTCCCTGTTCTATTCCTTTGGGGtatttagaccaaaaaaatattaagttttGGGTATTCAAACTCGTCGTTGTTTAGCTCATGTGcttttagtattaaaaaaagttattatgTCTGTGTAGACCATTTCAAGAGTGTTTATTACTCTAAGGAAATAAAGGAAAAGGGCCCTCAGAGTGGTCAAAGTCCCTTTACAGTATCAACCCTGTGTGTGCCGTTCTAGATACTAACAAGTGAAATTTCATCGTTGTTGAAAAGACGATTTtctaaaaatattattacaaatTCACTTAACAATTTTTCATATACAAATAAACATCTTGGACCttattaaactttgttaaaAACTATTTCTTCATAACTTCGCATTAGTCTTTACCTTCAAAATTAAAAGGTTTTAGCCCTTACAAGTATCCAGTTTTCATTATATTTTGTTGCAATatcaccaaacgtgacagaaagATTGTGCTTTGGACATGGTGATATCAAGCGATCTGTTTCATTAATTTACTGCATAAATATTCCCAGAGTTTAGGTCAAATGGTTATCTCCATTTTGTGTATCCTCTGTGCCACATGCCAGTGAAATCATGCTATTCATTTAGCCAAGAGTCCCAGTGCAGTTCATAAAAAAGGTTTACAGCCAGTTCATGGAATTGCTTTTTGAATGCAGGCACATCCTATTCTTGTACCAGCATCAATATGTACAGTAGTCCATTTTCCATTATACGTTCACATTCAATCACTCTGCAGGACGCGACTCGGCATCAGATTCTTTGTGACTCCAAAGGAAAGCCAACCAGCTGGGTGACTGGCGCATATGAGATGATGTTCCTGCACTCTTTACCCTCTTCATCTATAAGGATCAGAggtatttttaagtatttttttttaaatattgtcttTTGTAGGTAGGCTATCAGTAACAGTTTTTAGAAAGAATATTTTTTCATGTCCAAAAACAGAGTTCTTACCCCTTGATCAAGTAGGATGTCAAATTCATCACTCATTCTCCTCAACTGTCGGCCGTATTTCTTAGCTGCCCACAGTGCAGGGGGAGCAGAACTGGATCGACGCCGGAAAGAATCATTAACTAATCCTCCCTCTCCTATGCCGGACTCCTTTAGGGCCTCTTCATTCATTGAGTGATTTCTTTGCCTCACCAGTTGTTCACCTTTAATgaaatgtgaatataaatgagcCTTGTCAGATCAGAGTAGACCTTTAAGgaatgtttttgtatttctttgtttagtcaagaagaaattaagttaaagaaatttgagaaaaacatttcaaGATTTTTCCCAATTTAAAAAACGCAGTGCTGCATAGACTTTATTGAAGCCCAAGGGgcagttttccggacagggattagcttaatccaggactaggccttagtttaattatgaaatataagtagttttaacaaacatgccttactaaaaacgttacctgtgtgcattgtgaggcaaaacaaagggccctgatgtattttaagatatgtcagtgcaagttgtttttagtttggacagctcttaaaaatgttttagtctaggactagtctaatccctgtccgggaaaccgctccTAACAGTTTAAAGTTTcagtgcagtttaaaattgcagtttcgacgcaaataaaaaaatatgtactattaaactattaaaaaaattctcGTCTTGGATTAGCCATGTGGcacgccagcgtgaccttacgtattgCGTAAGCACTAATAAAAGTAaagtcacattctttctgatcccatttttttaaaccctagttagtgtgtaatgttgctacaATAGCATTAATAATagctgcaaaatgataaagctcaaagttcactgacaggcgatatattttctttaacagaatttgcctttcaaagcctacagtgaacggccggtttggactacagccctcaaCTTCCTGCTGTAATGACGTCAGTAGatcagttttttgactaaactccacccacaggaatacgtcagtcccagctaagctgctatcgatgcacaacacactaaacaaactacacaatcagaactcgatacatatttctgaaggagggacttcatagaacaaggaagacatcagcccgtctttaggacagtgaaaacgccgctatacagataaatacagcattttttacacgtgaaacatgaacacatgtcatattgcgcactgtaaacacaatcaaagcttcaaaaaaacagaaagaacgggacctttaaattgcattgaaactgttaacTATTGAGGTCCATTCTagaaaaaatcctggaattttttcctcaaaaaacttcttctcgactgaccaaagaaagacatcaacatcttggatgacatggtggtgagtaaataattgggattttatttttatgaaaattgaatattccttttaacgaaataacacatttttctacTGCACCAAAATAAATCTAGTTGTTTATGGCTGGTCATGTACCGTAATGTCATCATGATGGCCTGCTCTATACAGAATGAAACAGGTTTTATTTGATGACAGACACAACTGGTAAAACCAAAACCAAAACAACACaagtaatttaaacaattaATCATGTACAGAAATTGGCTGTTTAGTAGTTTGTTTCATGCATTTGCTTAAAACTTGGTCAAACAATAATTAAAGGTCAATGTAATTCAACTTCTGTAGTCATAAAGCTTAACTTCAAGCAAAAACTGATGTTGATTCCTTGGAAAAATGCAGTGAGGTACTTGTGCTGTTGATAAACCGCTGTGTTTTGTATCCAGGATACAGCAGAAATGATGTTGTGTAGTTGTAACTATCCCACTGGCCCTTGAGACTTACTTTTCAACTGATCAGTCACGTTGAGGTGCTGCATTCTTTGATGTGATCCTATCTTAGCTTTTGTCCGGCCTGAGTCCTCCTGGTCTTCAGTATCTGACTCATTGTCAGAAAGTGTAAACATATGCGCCATGATTACACTGTAAGTTAAAGACAATAGGTAAATAATCTACATTATCATTTATTCTATCATATTTCTGTTTTTGattacaaactttatttaattcaaagtcatgactgtatgttaaaaaaatagatGATTTAATCTTTgctatttacttaaaaaatggcACAAAAAGATCAACTAGGGGTAGATCATGAATCAGATGAAAACAAAGCTAACAAAGCATTAATGAGTAATACACGAAAACAATACAATGTACGTGCTTTGACCACTTGCCATAGAACAGTGATGtggataaaaaaaacattttaccaCGTCTATTGATTACTATGATCGTTGTGGTACAAACAGGCAAAGCCACATTTTTAGAGCTAATTTCAGAGAGTTACTCTTACAATTTAATAGTCTTACCATGAAacatgaaaataatttaattagtACACATCTGGAGCAAGTGCCACAGTGAAATATCCACTGACGACGTTACATTTTAACCTATTGTCTCCAATGACGTTTGTCAAGAAGATAATTAGCCTTTTCCTCATCACGGTGCCAATCATAATTATAAATGCGCAGTTTCATCTCACGTCTTTAAATGAGCAGGGTTTCAAAACAGGTACCAACGAGAAACATTTGTTTACAACTTTGAGGCTCCGTCCAACCCCCAAAGACCCTTAAAAATCGAGTTGTTGCAATGATCTCTTCAAAAGAAAAGGGAGTTACTATCTTGTTAAAGTTTTGTCCAGCTCCGCGGGCGatttaaagtcacattttgcCTCCATTCATTATTGATATAACAAATTTCGAGTTAAATATCGAGTTTCTTACCGATTTCTGCCGTCTGTCGGTGTGTGTCTTCCGGGTGTTATCAGGCTGATGTTTGGACTGGCTCTGTTAGCACTTCTGATACTCTGTTGACACTCAGATGTACTACATTATGCTGTATAGATGCGCAACAGCATTTCAGGTTAAAAGTGCAacgcatttaaaattataaactaACTCtgcaaacaataaataaatacacatcaAGGGAACTGAATTAATTcattaacaaaataatttatgaattgttataaattaactaaatatataaatacgtcATAATAAACAGAGGTTGTGAATGGCCATAtcgtttgaaatataaaaattaaataataataataataataaaaatagaaaacTAGAAACTTACATTGAGGCaaatttttagtaaaaaaataaaaatgtgttatatgGTTTAGTGCGTGACAAATTTTCCCAGAATTTCATAAATGTGTATAATTgcctatttttatttaattgtttattttaatagtttttttaaaagttattttttgttaaacCAGATGAGATAATGTATACGTTTTGCACATTTAGTTTGATTCAGCTTTTGAATCACTAGATGTCACTGTCTTTCAtcacatgttttttattttattttgggtTGTAGAAGTTGTTGTATTCAGCAACGATAAAAACATACgacgttattccattaatcaTATATTAAccataacacatttttattcataaaaatggtctcatattaaataataattttaataaatgtcaaTTTTAAACTTCAATTGAAACAATtcaataaagaaaataataacattttcaaattaaattaccccttctttgtttattttttttccaaatgaTTAGATAAACGTAATATGTTTTTTGCGTTCTCTCTAAAACTTTATTTATCCATAATGAATCGTTCAATCGTAATACCGGAAGTAAAAGCTCCAGTGTTTTCCCCCCTCTCGGTGCGTTATTTTCGCGAGCGCGTCGCGAGGATATGGAAGATGGCGAGCGCGGAGACAGCGGCAGAGCACGAGCGAATCCTGCGCGAGATTGAGAGCACAGACACGAACTGTATCGGGCCCACACTCCGGTAAGTCACTAACCGGACAGGAGCTCGGTGTGTGTGGTGACATTTTGATTCAAAGGTGCCCGGAGAGATTGTTCTCCTTGTTCCTCAAACTTCTCACTTGCCAGAAAATCTTCCATTCAAGTTGTCAGGCTGGTGAAGTGGACACTCAGTAATGCTTTACAGCCTGAGAGTATTTTAGTTATTATTCCTCTCACATGTGTCTCTGCATGACACACGGAGAGGAGGCGGATAATGGAGTATAATGAATAATGCTCTTGATCTGAAAACTAACCAAAAGAATCTTGAGCACAGTTCGTGTTGTTGCTGTCCATTGTATTTAAGGAAGTAACCCTGGCTTTTAACTTCTCAGACTGGGGTCGTTGAGGCGTTTGTTTTGATTATAACTCATTTGTGCCATAACAAATGAGCCTAAGTTGTTCATAATTACGGTCTTATCAAAAGAAAGTGGTTACTGATTGTGTAGATAAAACCCTTAAA is a window from the Misgurnus anguillicaudatus chromosome 21, ASM2758022v2, whole genome shotgun sequence genome containing:
- the LOC129440873 gene encoding membrane-anchored junction protein isoform X3 translates to MSIQAFSYPVPETRFFQAGQHVYKCRIRKGERSSMDIVFYSNCEECMLDEELVNEELEDAVRAVLANLDGLHPFTTQHFNIFPYKSKWEQVSKLRFMREGVKLSAYPFLITLYVECREPTGRSVLNTSVCNLPERETILLAGDTLVKDQTTAVAHPEEGVMSQGNQHKPSLENLQESLCLADGAEGMVCGSEIHAESDDAVPETSNPESVTGQNTGIITKLASSLFPFSMFFHKSSAK
- the LOC129440873 gene encoding uncharacterized protein isoform X1; this encodes MSIQAFSYPVPETRFFQAGQHVYKCRIRKGERSSMDIVFYSNCEECMLDEELVNEELEDAVRAVLANLDGLHPFTTQHFNIFPYKSKWEQVSKLRFMREGVKLSAYPFLITLYVECREPTGRSVLNTSVCNLPERETILLAGDTLVKDQTTAVAHPEEGVMSQGNQHKPSLENLQESLCLADGAEGMVCGISLNACSVVLFLLQIHAESDDAVPETSNPESVTGQNTGIITKLASSLFPFSMFFHKSSAK
- the LOC129440873 gene encoding uncharacterized protein isoform X4, whose translation is MSIQAFSYPVPETRFFQAGQHVYKCRIRKGERSSMDIVFYSNCEECMLDEELVNEELEDAVRAVLANLDGLHPFTTQHFNIFPYKSKWEQVSKLRFMREGVKLSAYPFLITLYVECREPTGRSVLNTSVCNLPERETILLAGDTLVKDQTTAVAHPEEGVMSQGNQHKPSLENLQESLCLADGAEGMVCGSESLLMLARLYFFCCRFMLNQMMLSLKLLTQNQLLDRTRGSLPN
- the LOC129440873 gene encoding uncharacterized protein isoform X2; its protein translation is MSIQAFSYPVPETRFFQAGQHVYKCRIRKGERSSNCEECMLDEELVNEELEDAVRAVLANLDGLHPFTTQHFNIFPYKSKWEQVSKLRFMREGVKLSAYPFLITLYVECREPTGRSVLNTSVCNLPERETILLAGDTLVKDQTTAVAHPEEGVMSQGNQHKPSLENLQESLCLADGAEGMVCGISLNACSVVLFLLQIHAESDDAVPETSNPESVTGQNTGIITKLASSLFPFSMFFHKSSAK
- the LOC129440873 gene encoding membrane-anchored junction protein isoform X5, whose product is MSIQAFSYPVPETRFFQAGQHVYKCRIRKGERSSNCEECMLDEELVNEELEDAVRAVLANLDGLHPFTTQHFNIFPYKSKWEQVSKLRFMREGVKLSAYPFLITLYVECREPTGRSVLNTSVCNLPERETILLAGDTLVKDQTTAVAHPEEGVMSQGNQHKPSLENLQESLCLADGAEGMVCGSEIHAESDDAVPETSNPESVTGQNTGIITKLASSLFPFSMFFHKSSAK
- the LOC129440852 gene encoding glyoxal reductase is translated as MTDTQPSVLLNTGTRMPLLGLGTFRLQGQEDTYNALDAALAAGYRAFDTAAVYRNETHVGHALRCLLPKHGLSREDVFITSKLGPKDQGSKARDGCLRSLEHLGLGYIDLFLIHWPGTQGLPVGDEHNPANRAQSWAVLEEFYSEGKFRAIGVSNYTVEHMQELLRNCKVSPAVLQVEFHPKLVQNELRALCKETGVCFQAYSSLGTGLLLSDPVVQDVAKRCGRTPAQVLLRWAVQQKIPVLPKSCQPERVKKNGCLFDFELSEKDMESLSALDCGVKFCWDPKQVS
- the badb gene encoding BCL2 associated agonist of cell death b, with the translated sequence MAHMFTLSDNESDTEDQEDSGRTKAKIGSHQRMQHLNVTDQLKSEQLVRQRNHSMNEEALKESGIGEGGLVNDSFRRRSSSAPPALWAAKKYGRQLRRMSDEFDILLDQGMKRVKSAGTSSHMRQSPSWLAFLWSHKESDAESRPAE